In Deinococcus misasensis DSM 22328, the sequence ATGCATGTTGTGGCGGTAGGCCGAGCCCAGAGCAATGTGACACACGGCGTTTTCGTCATACAGGGTGTTGTAGAAGAAAATGCCGGAACGGTTGATGGGGCTGGAGGTGGGCACCAGAGCCACTTCTCCGAGGCGTGCAGCTCCTTCGTCGGTGGAAACCAGTTTGCGCAGGGTTTCTTCGCCTTGCTCGGCTTTGAAGTCCACCACTTTACCGTCTTTGAAGGTGATTTCAAAGCCGTCCATCAGTTGGCCCATGTAGGTGAGGGGTTTGGTGCTGCGCACCGTGCCATCCACGCGTTCGCGGTGGGGCAGGGTGAACACCTCTTCGGTGGGGATGTTGGCGCAGAACAGGTCTCCGTTGCGGTTGGGGTTCTGAGCGCTTTCCCAATAGTGACCCTCTGGAAGGCCCACAGTCAGGTCGGTGGCAGCGCTCTTGAAGTGGAGTGCCGTGTAATTCTTGCTGTTGAGGGTCGCAGAACGGTGGGCCAGAGCCTTGATGTGCTCCTGCCAGGCTTCCAGACCGTTTTCCAGATCGGAACGGGTGGCTGCGAAGATGGCGTCCCAGAGTTTGTCCTGTTGTTCCTCTGCAGGGGCATCGGGGAACACGGAGGCGGCCCAGCTCTGGATGGGTGCGCTGATCAGGGTCCAGGAGAAGGCATTGACCTGCACCAGTTCAAGGTAAGGCTTGCGGGATTTGCTGAAGGCCAGATTGTACTTGCTGACTTTCTCTGGATCCTGATGTTTCAGCAGGCTGGGGTCGGTGGCCCGGATGGAAAGGATGGGATCGCCGTTTTTGGCATACTCCATCTGGATGTTCATGTTGACCGTCGACACTTCATCAAAGTTGTCGATGGTGGAGTGTTCAAACCGGCTGAGTTGAACCGCATCATCGCTCCAGAGCACGTCCACCAGACGGGCTCCGGCTTTGTAAGCTTCTTCCACCACCAGACGGGCAAGGGGGGCGGTGTCCACAGGGCTGAGGACCAGCAGACGCTGGCCGGGTTTCAGGCCGATGCCGATTTTCACGGCAATTTCGGCGTAATTGCGCAGTTTTTGCTCGAAGCTTAACATACGCCCACAGTTTAACCTGCCTAGAGGAGTTGTGGAAAATAGGCCATTTAGCAGAGGAGGGCGTCAAAGCTGCCTTCTGCCTTCTGCCTTCTGCCTTCTGCCTTTTGCGTTCTTTAAAACTCCCAGAAATGCACATTCTGTACTGGCTCACCACGTCGCAAAAACGGCACTTGCAACCCCAGAATCCGGTAATTGCCCTTGACGGCAGCCCGAACCAGAGAACGCAAAGGGACCTCCTCGCCATACAATTCCTGTGCGAAACGGATTTCATCCAGCACGTTCAGGGTTTGACCGCTGGCTTTGCTGTCCGTTCCAATGCCAATTTCCACACCATAACGGGCAAAAACGGGCCACTGGAAGGTGCCACATTCCAGAGCATGGTTGCTTCTCGGGCAGGTGATCACCGGGCATCCTGCTGCTGCAATCCGTTGGATGTCCGATTCCGTGACGTTCACCACATGGATCAGGGTGGGTCTGGCCTGCAAAACCCCCAGCAGATCGAGGTGTTCCACCACCGTTGGTCCATTGTCGTGTCCCAGAATCTCACGGGTTTTCAGACCAGAGAACCCCTCGATGGATTCGGCCAGAGGTCCAGTGCCTGTGGTGTGAAATTCCAGTTCTGCAGGGTGCTCTGCAACATGGATTTGCATGGGGAAACCCTCAGCCTGTGCAAACTGGGCCAGCAATTTCATCAGTTTTCCAGACACCGTATGGGGTGTGTGGGGACTGAGACCCACCTTCATGCCGTTTGGGCGCTCCATTTTGCGCCATTTTCTCAGACGGGCTGTGGTGTCCTGAAAAATTTTGTCGGCGTGCTCTGGGTTGAGGCCGATGACCTCCCAGTAAGCCACCCCTTGCAGCCCCTCCTGCTGGAGCAGAAATTCCATCACACTTTCTTCGGTGACGATGTCGCCCAGTTTTGGGGCGATTTCTGAGAGGCCCTGAAGGGCTGCATCCAGATTGCGCTGTCCACTTCTGGAGAAGCGGATCACTTCCTGAATCCATGCCGTATAGGGTTTCTCCATGAAGGGCATGGTGCTGAGGTCCAGATGGGTGTGGGCATTGGCGACCTGTGGCCCAATCACTTTGTGGTGCCCTGCAAACACCGCCTGAGGGTACATCTGCTGCAATTCCTCGGGGCTTCCAGTGGCCACCACCAGTTCATCCGACAACACAATGGCTCCAGGGCTTCTGGGGATGCCCATTCCTGAGTACAGCACTTCACAGGTGAACAAGCGAAGCTGCATCAGGAACCTTCTTTGAGGGCCTGCCATGCCCACTGGATCAGGCTCGGGGCGATGTTGCGTCCGGTCAGGAATTTCAGCTGGTGGCTCAGGCGGATCACTTCAAGCTGGGTGTTGTCCCACAGGTGTGCCCCATCCTGCTGCACCGCTTGGCCGTACAGGCCAGAGAGGTCCATCACCTGATGGTATGGCTGAAAGCGCAGTTTTCCGACATCTTCGGTGATGATCAGCAAATCCTGCTGCTCCATGAAAGAAGCAAAACTGTAACCACCCACCACCAGAGGGTATTTTTCAATCCCGATGGGCACCACTTTCAGCAGTTCTTCTGCCGTGGACATGTTCTGTGCAGCCAGCATCACCGACACAAACCCCAGACGCCCGAGCTGGATGGCCGTGTTGGCTTTGAAGTTGCCTCCAATCACCATCAGTCGGGCTCCGGCACTGCGGTAACCGCTGTGTTCCATCCACTGAAACAGGCTGTCCTCAAGGGTGTGGGTGGCATCAAACCCTCCACCCAGACTGCTGATGGTGTCAATGCGTCCCACCCGCCTGGCCTCCACGCTCACTCTGGCACAGTAAGGAAAATACGACTCGCTGAACTCATCCGAGATCAGCCCTCCCGCATACCCGAGGGTGGAGAGGCTTTGCAGCACGCTGCTCGGGTGGGTCTGGGGCAGGGTGTGGGGTTGCAGTTGCAGGTGGCTCTCTTCAAAAACGCGCCTGAGGATTTCAGGAAGTTCATTCTGGTGTGGGCCGATGAGGGCGACAGGCTTCATTCTGGACTTACTTTATCAAAGTTGCCGAGGGCACTGGGACGAGCAGAAGGGAGAAGGCAGAAAACAGAAGGCAAATTGAGCTTTTGCATTGGCAATCAGGACGCAGCACCCTGTCTTGTGCAGAAGAGTTCACCAACTTGTGGTGAAACTTGCCCGCTGCGTCCCTACATTCCTCTTGATCATTTTTTCTGCGCATGGCACGATGCTCTCGGCTCTCGGCTCTCGGCTCTCGGCTCTCGGCTCTGTCTTGGCCTTCTTTTAAAGCACATCCTCCGCTGTCCCACGCATTTTCAAATTGATCCTGCGCTTGCGGGCGGCCAGCATCTTGCGCACTGCTGGAGCCATCGGGTTCAGGTCCAGGTCGTACGCAGGGTACCAGAGCTTGAAACCACCGAAGTTCTCTTTCATTTTGAACACCCCAAAAGAGTGTTTGTCTTCGGAGAGTTTGGCCGGAATGCCCCAGAAATCAAAGAATTCATATCCTCTTGCTTTGGCGTCCAGCATGGCATTCCAGTAAAATGCTGTGGGGGCTTTGACATCTTTATAAGGTTCCCCCTCGGGGGTCAGACGGTCATCCCGCACAGAACCGCCGTACAGGTAATAGGTGCCTTTGCCCACTGCCACAAAAAACCCTCCGGCCAGAGCTTTGCCTTCATGGCGGGCCAGCACGATGTAAGCCTCGCTGTGTTTGCCCTGCATGGCGCTGAGCATGGTGGTGTAATACTTTTTGGGATACTGCCCAAGCTTGGCCCGTTCGTTGGTGGCTTCAAAAATGTGCCAGAAGTCATCGAAATGGTCGTCACGGCCTGCCACGGTGCCCAGCTTCTGGGCGGTTTTGACGTTCCTGCGGGCCATCTGGTGGAGGTTTTTCAGCAGTTGGTCTTCAGGGAGACGCAAATCCACCGCGATGGTGTGCTCTGGCTGCTCGACCTTGCCCCGTTTCCAGATTCCGAGGCTGTCAGGGATGTCCTGCTGCTCCTCTTCAGTGCTGGGGATGGGCTTGGGCGGCTCAATTTTGACGGTCAAATCGGTGACTTTCGCAAATTTTTTGATGGCTGCAGGCAAATCCAGCAGGTCGTCAGGGTTTTCAAAAACTGGACCTCTGGGCACGTATAGCAGGCTGAATCCGGCCACCAGAGGCTTGCGGAGGATCTGGATCGCCCCCACAGTCCGGCCATTTTTTTGAATCAGAAATCGATGGGCTTCCTGCCCGAGCACTTTTCTGGCCTCTCCAAATCCCCACGCCTGCAAAGGGCTGGTGTAGGGGAGGGTGGCGACGATTTCGTCGTAGGCATCTCGGGTGGGGGCTTCAATCAAACGCAAACTGGACACGTCCCAGAGTCTAGCAAAGCCCGGTGAGAGAAACCACATGCATTCCTCATGTCACTTCATTCCCTTGATCCCCTGCAGCCAGACCATTGGTGTCAGGGGCAGTGAAGCTGGAACTCCTGCTGCAATTGGTTTTTTTGTTTTTTGAACCGCTTGGGTTTGGGCTCTGGAAGCGGTTCTTGCTTTTGGTGCAAAAACTGCTATCAAAGCTCATCTTTCTTTGATAAGGTGGAATGAAATGAAAAAACATCTGATCACATTGATGCTGACCATGGCAGGATTGGGCTTCGCACAGGAAACTGCTCCAGCCACCCCCGAGACCCCCGCTGTTTCCGATGCCATCCCTCAGGACCCCAATGCTGTGGCTGCCACCTATGGCGATGAAGAACTGACCCTCGCTGAATTTGAAGTGGAATACCAGGCTTACGCTGGCCGTTTGCTCAACCAGCAAGGCATGCCTGCCAGCCCTGAGAACTACAAGTACTTCGATGCTTACCGCGAGCAGATCCTGCAAGATGTGGTCCAGCAGATTGTGGCTTCTGACATGGCCAACAGCATGGGTTTTGGTGCCGATCCTGCAGTGATCGATGCCCAGATCCAGCAGGTCAAAGCAGGCTTCCAGGATGATGCTGCTTACCAGCAAGCCATCAAAGATGCGGGCATCCGCGATGAGGCTTTCCTGCGCGAACTGATTGCCCGTGACATCGCCACCCAGAACTGGATCAACAGCCTTTCCCAGCGTGCTGAAATTTCCGACAGCGCCCTGCAGATGCTCTACCTCCTCGACAAAGACAAATTCAACCGTTCTGCTCAGGCTTGCGTGAAGCACATTCTGGTGCAAACCCCTGAGATTGCTGCCACCGTCAAAGACCGTCTGGACAAAGGTGAAGCTTTCGCTGCTGTGGCTCAGGAAGTCTCTCAGGATCCCGGCAGTGCTGCACAGGGAGGCGAACTGGGTTGCTTCTCCAAAGGCGAAACCGTTCCCGAGTTTGACAAGGCTTCCTTCGAGGGGCCTGTGGGTCAACTGCAACAGGTGACCACCCAATTCGGCGTGCACCTTTTGATCGTGGACCGTCGCAATGAAGCTGGAGTGCTGCCTTTTGAAGACGCCAAAGCCGAACTGGCTTCAGGGCTCAAACAACGTGCAGCTTACAAGGTCATGCAAGCCAAACTGGCCAAAGTGCCTGTCGAGCTCAACGAAGAAGTGGTCCGTGTGGACGTGCCTGCTGCCCCCGAGGGTGAAGGTGCTGGAGACATGACCGAAGAAACCCCTCCCACCGAGTGACGTTCATTTGGGATCTTTTGAGGTCCTGACTGCGTAACAGGAAGGTAGAGGTGCTTATGAAGAAGTCAATTGTTGCTTTTGCTGTGCTTGCTCTGGCTCTGGTGGGTTGTCGTTCGGAAACCCAGAACCAGCTCAGGCGTCAGGTGCTGGATTTTGCCAACACGAGAATGTACATCACCCTGTACAGCTACGATGGCAAAGAAATCTTCAATGGCATGGTGCAGGGCAAAGTGACCCGGGCTGAAACCGAAAACAGCAACGGCAGTTATGTGTACTGGTTTGATGAAAAAGGCCGTTACAACCAGACCACCCTGCCTTATCTGGTCACCAACTTTGAGCGCAAGCCCAATCCGTAACGTGCTGCAAAAGACAGTCTTGCAAAAGTGCTAACATGGCGGGGCAGAAGCGATTTTGCCCCGCTTTTTTCGTGATCAGGAACTTTCATGGCCAGAACCGTCAATCCCAGAGCTGAAAAGCAACGCCGCAACCACATCATTCAGGCGGCCTACCATGCCATCTACCAGCGGGGTTATGCCAGCGTGACCCTTGCGGACATTGCCCAGCAAGCAGGGGTGGCCAAAGGCACTCTGGTGTATTACTTTGGCAGCAAAGAAAGCCTGTTCAAGGAGGTGCTCAAGCGGTTTGTCCGAACCATTGCTGTGGCGTCCATGCGGGCCATCCGGCAGCAGAACACCACCGAAGACCGCCTGAGGGTTTTTGTGGAAAACCAGTTTTATGGTTTGCTCAACACCCGGCGTTTTTATACGGTGTATCTGGATTTCCTGTCTGCCAGCACCAAAGTTTATGAACTCCGGTTGCTCACCCAGATGCTGTTTGACAGCACCGACATGCTTAAAGTGGGCATTGCCCGCACCCCAGAGCAGGCCAAACTGATGCGGGCGGTTCTGGATGGTCTGGCCATCCAGTTCCTGTTTGATGACCATGCAGACCTCGGGCAGTACAGGGAAGAGTGCTTGCGGGCCATGCAGGCCATTCTGACTCTGGACTGAATCAAATCCCAAAAATCGAATGCCAAAATACACGGTATATTGAACAGGGACAAGCGTCCCGAGTGGCCTTCCGTACAGTAAAGTGCAGGCCGAATGTTGTATTTCTTCTGGGATGACAAGCTTCATCCAGATGATGTAGCCTAAGAACTCGATACAGGCTGGCAACCAGCCCTAGGAGGACATATGAACCGTTTTGCTGTGCAGATGGCCATTTTCATGGTGTTTTTGGTGGGAGGGGGCATTGTGGCGTACAACCAGGGTGTCCACGATGGCTCTGCCCACATGGAAGGCAAGCACGAAGGAGACAAGGGCTTGCCCAGTCCCGAAGAAGCCAATGCCGCCAGTGAAGCTGGCACCACCCCCCAGTTGGATGGCAACGCCACCGACCCCGGACAGGAAAGTGAAACCGAAGGCAACGCTCAGGCCGATCAACCTCAAGATCAGGTTGCAGACAACCCCACCAACGACCAGTCCAAACCCGATACCGGCCCTGCTGACAGCATGGGCACCCAGGAAGACAATGCTGAAGGTGGCACTGAAATGGCTGCCAGTGGCAATGTGGAAAATGGCAAAACCGTTTTCAACAATTGTGCGGGTTGCCACGGAGCCAATGGCGAAGGTGGATTTGGTCCCAAACTGGCCGGTGTGGTCAGCAAATGGACCGCAGATGGTCTGAAGGTCACCTTGCGTGAAGGCAAAACCCCTGATGGCAAAACCCTTCAGCCTGGCATGCCCCGCTTTGCAGAAGGCCAGATCAGCGACGAGCAAGTTGTGGACTTGCACGCTTTCCTGAGCACCCTGCAGTAAACGTTTTTGGCCTTTCCTCCCCGCGAGATGCGGGGTTTTTTATGCTCATGGGTCACATCCTGCAGCATGCTAACGTGAACACTGATGACATCATCGAACCTTCTGGAACTCAAGGCCTCAGGGCTTTATAAATCTTACGGAAAACGCACTGTGGTGGGCGGAGTGGACCTCAACATCAAACGGGGTGAAATTGTGGCCCTTTTCGGTCCAAACGGGGCAGGGAAAACCACCACTTTTTACATGATGGTGGGATTTGTGCGCCCCAATGGTGGACGCATCACCCTCAAAGGGGAAGACATCACCAGCCTTGCCATGCACCATCGGGCCAAGAAAGGGCTGGGTTATTTGCCACAAGAGCCCAGTGCTTTTCGCAAAATGACCGCCAGAGACAACCTGCTGGCCATCCTGGAATTCCAGAACCTGACCCGTCAGGAACAGGAAAACCGTGCGGATGCTTTGCTGGAAGAATTTGGTTTGACCAAATTGGCCCAGTCTTATGCCTACCAGCTTTCGGGTGGTGAGCGTCGTCGTCTGGAAATTGCCAGAGCCCTGACCACCGATCCTGACTTCATCCTGCTGGATGAGCCTTTCACAGGGGTGGATCCCAAATCCGTGGCGGAAATCCAGCGTCTGGTCAAAGAACTGCGGGAACGCCGTGGCCTCGGGGTGTTCATCACGGACCATGCTGTGCGTGAAACCATGGCCCTCTGTGACCGGGTGTACCTGATGTACGACGGGCAGGTGCGCTTTCAGGGAACCCCGGAAGAGTTTGCACGTGACGACAGTGCACGCCGTCACTACCTGGGTGAAAACTTCGAAGTGTAAGAGAGGAGGACAGTATGCTCTGGGTGCTCCTCGTTTTTGTGGTGCTGCTGGCCGGTCTGATTGCCTACGTTGCAGACAACGTGGCCAGACGGGTTGGGCGGCGTCACATCCGTTTGTTTGGTTTGCGGCCCAAAACCACAGCTTTGATTTATGCTGTGGCCACGGGGATGGGAATCAGCTTTCTCAGCATGCTGGGATTTGCGCTGGTCAACCAACAGGCCATTGTCACCATCAGTAAGGCAGAACAGTACCGCAAAGAGTTGCAGGAGCTGAAACTGCAAATTGAGCCTTTGAAACAGAACAAAGCTGCTCTGGAAGTGGCCCTCGAAGACACCCAGCAAAATGTGGTTCGCCTCAGCAAAGAACGCACAGAAGCGCTCACTGCCCGGGACAGCCTCAAAAAAGAAGCCGATGGCTTGAAACAAGAAGTGTCTGAACTGAAAGAATACCGGGTGGCTCTGGAGTCCCAGAACCAGAAACTCAATGGACGGGCAGATGAACTGTTCAAACAGGGGCAGACCCTTGAACAGAGCATCCGTGAACTGGAAGTCAAAAGCACCAATCTGGACAAGCAGAACCAAAAATTGCGAACCAGTTATGAGCAGATGGTCAAAGACCTCGATCAGGAACGGGCCCAATTCCAGAAAGTCCAGAGCCAATATCAGCAAGCCCTGCAGCAGTACCAGCAAGCCCAGCAGCAGGTGAAGCAGATCAGCCCCACCATTGAGGCCCTGCGCAACGAGCAACGCAACCTGAAGAAAGAAAACGAAACCCTGAAGAAAGCCCGTCAGACTGCACAGGCAGAACTCAGTGGGCTTCAGTACCTGCGGGCTCAACTGCTCAAAGAGTCTGAAGAGCTCAAGCAGGACAATTCGCAATTGCGTTCTTCTCTCAAGCAGCTGAATCAGGAGATGGGACAGTTGCGTGCAGAATCCACACAATTGAAAGCCAGTCTGGACCAGCAACGCACCGAACTGGAAGCCCGCCGAACCCAGGATGCCATTTTCGAGAAAGGTGATCTGGTGTTCCAGGGCATTTTTGTCGCTTCAGAAGGGTCAGATGCTCTGGAGCGTGCGGTTCGTCAGGCGGAACTCAAAGCCATTGCCAAAGGGGCCAGAGGCAAACCCAATGCAGTCCTGATTGGCGAGGACCAGGTGTCTTTGCTGGCCCAGCGTTTGCGTGGCATGAACGGAGATGTGCTTGTGCTGGTCCGGGCCACCAACAACCAGATCAAAGGCTTCCCGGTCAGCGTGGACATGCAGATTGTGGAAAACAAAGTGCTTTACGCCAGTGAGCAACCCATCCGGTCCCGATTGATCAGTGTGGGTGCCAGTGGTGTGAAAACCAACCGGGAGCTCACCCAGTTCCTGCAAACCCTTGCTCTGGACACCATCAAAACCCTTCATGAGCAGGGGATTCCTCTGGAAAACCTGCCGGGCGGTCTGAGCACCACCGATACTGTCAACATGGTCAACAGCCTGAAGAACCTCAAAGGTTCTGTGCTGGTTGCCATGGTGTCACGTTCTGACATCAAACCGGGAAGCAAAGTGGTGTTGTACCCTCGCATCTTGCGTTGAATTTTGGTTGAATTCTGGATGAAAAAACATCCTCCGGACAGGAGGATGTTTTTTTGGAAAGGCAAGTTCAGAAGAAGGAACCAAGACGGAAATGCAGTTTGCCTCTGGGGTTGGTGGGACTGAAACCATAATCCAGTCGGATGGCAGGCAGCAAGAAACTGCTGGTCCCGAGGTTGAGTTGAACGCCAACGCCGTAACCCAGGTTGGCATTGAGTTCATTGGATTTGCTCCATGCATCGCCAGCATCCAGAAAGGCCACAGCGTACAACCCTTGTGAGAAGCCTGTAGAGATGCCTGTGTTGTAGCGGAATTCGGCACTGGCTGTGTAGAAATTTGATCCTGTGAAGGCTTTGTTGTCGTATCCACGCAAAGTGAAACGATCAGAAGGTTCACTGCCCCCAATGATGAATGTGCGGGAGGCGGGAGCATTTCCGAGAATGGTCCCTGCATTGGCCCGCAGGGCCACGGCAAATTGATCGAAGCCATTGTCCAGTTTGTTGCCGAAACCAAAGTAGCTGCGGCCTCCTCCGGTGATCTGCCACCAGTTCAACCGGTCGCTGCCCACATAACCGAAACCATAAGAAACCCCTGCAGTGGCCCTGAAGCCTGAACTGGGGAATTCTGGAAAATTGCTGTTGTCAAAACTGAGGTTGCTGTAGACCTGACTGTTCTGGCCGTTGGGTGGGAAACTGGCCAGCAAATCAGGATCGTTGTCTGGCAATCCTGCTTCACCCTGAGCACGTCTTTCCAGATACGCCTGGGTCCACTCCATGCTGTAGCCCAGAGAAAGGCGCAGTTCTGGGGTCAGGGGACGGCCCACATTCACACTGAAACCTGTGGAGCGTTCAGAGTACTGTCTTCCAGTGTCTTCGGTATCGGTGCTGCCTGGCACAGGCTTTTTGATGGACAGGTTGGGGGTGATCACACTGTAAACGTTCAACGATGCACTGGTGGGTACCGTGGCAAAGTCCAGGAAATCAAAATCCAACCAGGGAATGGAATAACCAATCTGGGCATTGAAAGGCTGGTTGGCTTCGTTGAGGTTGGCACTGATTTGTGCAGAGGCACTGTGTCCGGTGCCAAAGAAGTTGTTGTCTTCATAAGCCACACTGCCCGTCCAGCCACTGCCCAAACTGTTGTATTCAATGGCAGGGCTGAAGTAGCGGTTGCTGTTTTCCGTGAGCTTCAGAACGAAAATGGCACCATTGGGATCCTCTGGATTCACTTTGGTGAGCACCTGAGGAGGAGCCACATAACCGGTGCGGATCAAGCGCTCCAGACTCTTGTTGAAGATGTCTTTGTTGAAAGCGCTGCCTGCTGGTGGCAATTCACGCAGAATCAAGCGTTCTTGACTGCGGTGCTCACCCGTCCACTCCAGCTCATAGCCTGCAATCTTGAGTTCGCGCAGGTTGAAAGTCAGGGTGGTTCCATCAAAATCGATGGGGTTGGGTTGGGTCACCAGTTCGTAGCCTTTTTCGCGGTAAGCCCTTTGCATGGCCAGATAATCGCTCTGGGCCAATTCAAGGTTGAACATGTCACCGCTTTTCAAGCGCAACAGGGGACGCAACTCTTCTTCCGTCAGTGCGGTTTCGTTGTTGATGACGATTTTGTCGATCTTTCCTGTGGCCTGATCGGTCAGCACGAAAGACACATTGACCAGGGTGGGATCCTGGGGGTCTGGTGTGTATTCCACACTGATGTATTTGCCGAGCCGGTTGCCCTGTGCCCGCACATCGTCCAGCAACAGGTTGGTGTTCAAAAAATCGCCAGGTTTGCTGCTCAGGGTGACCCCTTCACCCAGACTGCTGGTATCTACACTGCCGATTTTCAGCTCACGCACGGGAATGTTCAGCACATTGCCTGCGAGTTCTGCCCCAGAGGGTACCGGTCCACTGCCCTGATATCCTTTGCGGGCATACAGTGCACCAATGTTCTGCAACACCTGCTGATAGGTCTGCATGGTGAAGGTTTTGGCTTGCACCAGTGGAGCCACAGCCTCTTGCAATTCTTCCTGTGTGACCAGTGTGTTGCCCGAGACCGTCACATTTTCCAGAGGTGCGGTTTCGTCGATGGTGTAAACCAGTTTGACCCCATCTGCTTCTGCAATCAGATCGGTTTGCACTTTGGGGGCAAAGGGGAATCCTGCAGAACGGTAACCTTCCGAGAGCAACTGTCTGGATTGATCCACGCGCAAGGTGTTCAGGGTGGTGCCTGCAGAGATGTTCAGTCGGTTTTCCAGCAAAGCTTGAATCTGCTGGGTTTGTACCGCAGTGTTTCCTTTGATTTCAAGCTGGGTGATGGTTGGGTTGGGTTCCACCTGAATCACCAGAACCGCCTGTCCATTTTCTTCGATCAGTCGGGCTTCCACACTTTTGAAAAAGCCCAGACCTTCCACAGTCAGCTCGGCGAGTTTGGGGTCCACCCGTCCCACCGGGTCTCCAATCAGGAATGGCAACTCAATTTTGATCAGGCTGCTGAGCAGGTCGTCTGCCCCTTGTACACGAATTTCACTTAAAGTGCCTTGCTGTTGTGCCAGTGCTGGAACGCTGAGCAGGGCCAGAGTGAGTGCCAGTCTTTTACGCATGCTTCCTCCGTATTTCTCTACTATTCCTGAAAGGGGCAGTGAGAAGCGTGAATGGGTGGGCCTGATGGGGGAGGGTTTCACTTCATCAAAAGCTTAACTTTGTGTTGTCTGTCCACACAGGACATTCAGGACAACCTCTCCCGCTTATAGCAGAATAGACGTTTTAAAATGAAAATCATCAGCAAGCAGGTTGGCTGTGTTCCCCGACCCCATTTGGTTCAAAGGATTTCTGGAGCTGGTGTAGACTGCTTTTATGCGCCGATCCCATGTGTTGAACTTTTTCCCGGATTGGGTCACAAAGTCCTCTGGTCAGGAGGTTCTGGATGCAACTTCCCATCCTGCTGCAAGACATTGAGCGTTGTGCCAGAGAAGCCGGGCGCAACCCTGAAGAGGTGCGTCTGATTGCGGTCAGCAAAGGACAGCCTGTAGAAGCCATTCAGGAGAAAGTCCTGAAGTTTGAACATTTCAGGCTGGCTGAAAACCGAGGTCAGGAATTGCGCGACAAAATCAAGTTGCTGCCTGATCCACACTTGGAATGGCACTTCATTGGGCCGATCCAGAGCAAC encodes:
- a CDS encoding aminopeptidase translates to MLSFEQKLRNYAEIAVKIGIGLKPGQRLLVLSPVDTAPLARLVVEEAYKAGARLVDVLWSDDAVQLSRFEHSTIDNFDEVSTVNMNIQMEYAKNGDPILSIRATDPSLLKHQDPEKVSKYNLAFSKSRKPYLELVQVNAFSWTLISAPIQSWAASVFPDAPAEEQQDKLWDAIFAATRSDLENGLEAWQEHIKALAHRSATLNSKNYTALHFKSAATDLTVGLPEGHYWESAQNPNRNGDLFCANIPTEEVFTLPHRERVDGTVRSTKPLTYMGQLMDGFEITFKDGKVVDFKAEQGEETLRKLVSTDEGAARLGEVALVPTSSPINRSGIFFYNTLYDENAVCHIALGSAYRHNMHGGVDLTTEEFKARGGNESIIHVDFMIGSDDMDVDGILPDGTREAVMRQGEFVI
- a CDS encoding amidohydrolase family protein, encoding MQLRLFTCEVLYSGMGIPRSPGAIVLSDELVVATGSPEELQQMYPQAVFAGHHKVIGPQVANAHTHLDLSTMPFMEKPYTAWIQEVIRFSRSGQRNLDAALQGLSEIAPKLGDIVTEESVMEFLLQQEGLQGVAYWEVIGLNPEHADKIFQDTTARLRKWRKMERPNGMKVGLSPHTPHTVSGKLMKLLAQFAQAEGFPMQIHVAEHPAELEFHTTGTGPLAESIEGFSGLKTREILGHDNGPTVVEHLDLLGVLQARPTLIHVVNVTESDIQRIAAAGCPVITCPRSNHALECGTFQWPVFARYGVEIGIGTDSKASGQTLNVLDEIRFAQELYGEEVPLRSLVRAAVKGNYRILGLQVPFLRRGEPVQNVHFWEF
- a CDS encoding lipid II:glycine glycyltransferase FemX, producing MWFLSPGFARLWDVSSLRLIEAPTRDAYDEIVATLPYTSPLQAWGFGEARKVLGQEAHRFLIQKNGRTVGAIQILRKPLVAGFSLLYVPRGPVFENPDDLLDLPAAIKKFAKVTDLTVKIEPPKPIPSTEEEQQDIPDSLGIWKRGKVEQPEHTIAVDLRLPEDQLLKNLHQMARRNVKTAQKLGTVAGRDDHFDDFWHIFEATNERAKLGQYPKKYYTTMLSAMQGKHSEAYIVLARHEGKALAGGFFVAVGKGTYYLYGGSVRDDRLTPEGEPYKDVKAPTAFYWNAMLDAKARGYEFFDFWGIPAKLSEDKHSFGVFKMKENFGGFKLWYPAYDLDLNPMAPAVRKMLAARKRRINLKMRGTAEDVL
- a CDS encoding peptidylprolyl isomerase, which produces MKKHLITLMLTMAGLGFAQETAPATPETPAVSDAIPQDPNAVAATYGDEELTLAEFEVEYQAYAGRLLNQQGMPASPENYKYFDAYREQILQDVVQQIVASDMANSMGFGADPAVIDAQIQQVKAGFQDDAAYQQAIKDAGIRDEAFLRELIARDIATQNWINSLSQRAEISDSALQMLYLLDKDKFNRSAQACVKHILVQTPEIAATVKDRLDKGEAFAAVAQEVSQDPGSAAQGGELGCFSKGETVPEFDKASFEGPVGQLQQVTTQFGVHLLIVDRRNEAGVLPFEDAKAELASGLKQRAAYKVMQAKLAKVPVELNEEVVRVDVPAAPEGEGAGDMTEETPPTE
- a CDS encoding TetR/AcrR family transcriptional regulator, with protein sequence MARTVNPRAEKQRRNHIIQAAYHAIYQRGYASVTLADIAQQAGVAKGTLVYYFGSKESLFKEVLKRFVRTIAVASMRAIRQQNTTEDRLRVFVENQFYGLLNTRRFYTVYLDFLSASTKVYELRLLTQMLFDSTDMLKVGIARTPEQAKLMRAVLDGLAIQFLFDDHADLGQYREECLRAMQAILTLD
- a CDS encoding c-type cytochrome, giving the protein MNRFAVQMAIFMVFLVGGGIVAYNQGVHDGSAHMEGKHEGDKGLPSPEEANAASEAGTTPQLDGNATDPGQESETEGNAQADQPQDQVADNPTNDQSKPDTGPADSMGTQEDNAEGGTEMAASGNVENGKTVFNNCAGCHGANGEGGFGPKLAGVVSKWTADGLKVTLREGKTPDGKTLQPGMPRFAEGQISDEQVVDLHAFLSTLQ
- the lptB gene encoding LPS export ABC transporter ATP-binding protein; translated protein: MTSSNLLELKASGLYKSYGKRTVVGGVDLNIKRGEIVALFGPNGAGKTTTFYMMVGFVRPNGGRITLKGEDITSLAMHHRAKKGLGYLPQEPSAFRKMTARDNLLAILEFQNLTRQEQENRADALLEEFGLTKLAQSYAYQLSGGERRRLEIARALTTDPDFILLDEPFTGVDPKSVAEIQRLVKELRERRGLGVFITDHAVRETMALCDRVYLMYDGQVRFQGTPEEFARDDSARRHYLGENFEV